The following DNA comes from Babylonia areolata isolate BAREFJ2019XMU chromosome 31, ASM4173473v1, whole genome shotgun sequence.
ctgctgctactgctattgctactactactactgctcagTACATATCATcaatcttctttctgttttttctggcATATGATCTATAGTACTAGTAGGCTACTAGCGCTACTGCATCTCCTGAtcagtgctgctgctgttcttagtAATCCCATATCTACATCATGATCACAATCACCATTTTCCATTCCAGCGGACAAGAACCACCACGCAAACGCCGCGGCCGCGGCACGCACCAAGCGATCTTCTTTCGGAGGCTTCAGCTCCTACTACATCCCTGCCTACAAATACTCCGGGATGTCTGGGTGGGGAGGCACCGGCATAGGAGGTTACAAGATCATCAAAGTCATCAACGGAGGAGGTTATGGAGGTGGCTACGGGGGAGGCTACGGAGGGGGTTATGGCTACTATGGTGGCTATGGGGGCGGCTACGGGGGCGGCTACTGGCGGCCGGGTGGCTATGGAGGTGGCTATGGAGGTGTGTCAGGCGGTTTATGGAAAAAGCCTGTGGGCATCATTGGACATGGGATGTACAACCCGTACAGAAGAGTCTGGGATTAGATGGCGATTGGGAACCAAAGAAAATGGCTTTTGATTTGCACAGGAGGACGGGGAAGAGGGAGAagcgggtgtggggggtgggaacgAAGACTGAGAGGTTTGACATTTGTGTCAGTCTAGTAGGCAACTGGTGATGGAATAATAGATGATAGATAATTATGTGTACAACAATATGAAAGTCTCCAtaatatgtcttcttcttctttttcttattctcatCATGATGTTCGTATTGAGGACCATTGTATCCACGATAGTGTCTCTAACATTCTGGTGTCGGAAATCATATCATGCCAGTCATGCAGCTGTTTCAATCATGCAGTGTGTACTGCTGGACAGTCAGTGAAGCCGGTCATGTCGAAATGAACGGTTGACGCACATGTCTGCCTGCTGTTCGATGCACAAACCGAGAAAATCGTTCTGGCCGTCTGAAAAGCATAATCTCCCATTCATCCCGTACTACAAATATAATCCCACCTCTTTTATTAGTTTGAGAAGCATAATGGTAGCCTATATATACATGTTCTCTGGAAACtctagtctttaaaaaaaattcatgaagTTCTCTTGAGCCacattgtctcttttttttttctgttgtattctTTTCTGTCGTCTCTTCTGTTAATTCTACATGAGTCaatcacctgttgttgtttttctggaaaGATTTATTTTTCTAATTTGTTCTGCAGTGTGCGCAGTCGGTATCGGTATACTTTCTCGGCCGTTCTACGTAGCGTAGGTGATCCTGCTGTGAGGTTGTAGACATTGGAATGAGAACTTGCCTGCGTTTCTTGCAGAGTTATTACCGATTGTAAATGTCATATTTTTAAAGCATAGTCTTTGTTGTTGCaatagtttcacacacacacacacgcacgcacacacacacacacacacacacacacacacacacacacacacacacacacacgtctatctatctatcgatctctcattctctcggcgatctgtctatctataataTTCAGTGTTTTCAAAGTTAATGTCGATGTTGTGATGTATATCAGTAGAACTTAGACTTTATCTGGAAGAATTTTGTAGTATAGTTATGAATCGtctattgtattgtttgtatgttgtcacggtattgtgttgtattgcaccgtattgtattgtattactctttgtcacaacagatttctttgcgtCCGTcagtgaaattcaggcttctcTTCCCGTGTAGAACACGACAGTACACAGTGAGAGCCagtgccacctcccccccccccccatcccccctgcctgcaagtgtatttgttttcccatcaaagtggatttttccccaCTCAGTCAGTCAAATTTAGCCAGGTACAGCCTTTTTTGTCGCcgttgggttcttttacctgcgctaaggggatgctgcacataggacctcggttcatcgtctcatccgaaatgatgactagcgtccagaccaccaaccaAGGCCCAGTGAAGGGGGGAGAAAccgaaaatactgacgactgtgggaatcgaaccagtgtgttcagattttttcgcttactaggcggacgcgcAACCTCGGCGTCAACACTCATATGCTTCAACATCTGAGCCACTCCGTGCTCAAATAACCACAGTTTGTTGTTTTACTATATAAGAGTGTTTTGTTCTTCAAGTGTTTCCCTCATTTTTATGACCACTGTGGTCAGCCGGTTGAGATATAAGctataactgaaaaaaaagtttgtatggGCAAGAATAAGCGAGTTTCTACTGACAATTCGAtcagagggatgaagagagagggagagataaaataaaaaagaaagaaagaagtataaGGGGTATGAAATGTATACATACGTTTCATGTGTATTTAATATTAGGGCAGTATATCTGGGTCAGTAGTATATGTAAGAAActttttttcattgtgtgtttTGAATATAGATATATACTGCGTTGGGacagttgatttttttgtttgtttgttactttttacATTTCATCACGGTGTCTTCTGTTGTGGACTGTTTTACATGGCATTGCATTATGATTAGGATATGATACGATTTCTTGTGGTCCTAGTCACAATgatatggattaaaaaaaacaaaaaacaacaacaacaacaaaaaacaacaacaaaaaaacaacaacaacccaaaaagccagcaacaacaacaaaacaaacaacagccgaaaaagaaaaccaacaaaaatcacACATGGTTACTCTCCCCTAGCGTGTCAGCACAgtgcaccctctctccctcccttccgccccccccccctccttgctcATCTCTgttaccactgtctgtgtgtccacgaACGTGAGTAGAGTCTggggctgtttgtctgtctgtgtcagtcatgcacgccggtttacacacacaccacacacacacatacacacacacgtacgcacgcacgcacgcacgctcgtagCGTTTCCAGTCTTAAGAAGACGATTTATATGATGTATGTCATTTCATTTGAGCTTCCACACGTACAACTATGTATAGTCGGCATGGGTTTCAttggatacatttttttttttaatcatttcctAATTTCATTTCAGGTGTTTTTCATAATTATGCTTGTAGTTTGtagaaacgattaaaaaaaaaaaaattccttattTCATTTTACTCATTGCGTCATAATTTCTTCATTGTTCTacatattctgtctctgtctctctcggtctctgctgtctctcgaccctcaccccccacagctGACCTTGACCCCACGCTTTTTGTCTCCTGCTTGTGTCATAGTTCAGTGTTATTTTTCCGGCcaagctggtttttttttttttttttaacaaagattATTGCTTTAATTCTTATAAGAAAGTTATTTTGAAATTTGCGcgtatctttttatttcttttatactCATGAATACATTTACACTGATGACTACTTTTTTCAATAAAGGTGATTGCGTTTTATGGCTCGGTTCT
Coding sequences within:
- the LOC143276292 gene encoding uncharacterized protein LOC143276292; translation: MMSGNMSWLCLVGAVMSLLLPCTQTADLRHASVSAADKNHHANAAAAARTKRSSFGGFSSYYIPAYKYSGMSGWGGTGIGGYKIIKVINGGGYGGGYGGGYGGGYGYYGGYGGGYGGGYWRPGGYGGGYGGVSGGLWKKPVGIIGHGMYNPYRRVWD